One window from the genome of Synergistaceae bacterium encodes:
- a CDS encoding RtcB family protein, whose protein sequence is MIEIQGAHNTAVCYCSALDEIAAAQIRAVCDQEEFAGCKIRIMPDVHAGRGCTIGTTMTLRDRVVPGMVGVDIGCGMETTKLAERKIDCQALDRLVRQKIPSGRDVRKEPHLLNAEIDLSELRCAARVNLERARRSIGTLGGGNHFIEVDRGTDGALYLVVHSGSRHIGTEVAGYYQDEGLGALHGAAAFQIDETIARLKAEGREREIQKTVKEMKKRRERLTPSAPKDLAYVEGRLFEDYIHDMKIIQRFAGLNRRAMTAEILRGMGWTPEETFATVHNYIDTEAMILRKGAVSAKKGEKLLIPINMRYGSLICVGKGNSDWNESAPHGAGRMMSRKKAFATLSMDEYKASMDGVFSTCVVRDTLDESPMAYKDASEIIRQIEPTAEILGRIEPVYNFKTAE, encoded by the coding sequence ATGATTGAAATTCAGGGCGCGCACAACACGGCGGTCTGTTACTGTTCTGCTCTGGATGAAATCGCGGCGGCGCAGATCAGGGCGGTGTGCGATCAGGAAGAATTCGCGGGCTGCAAAATCAGGATCATGCCCGACGTTCACGCCGGCAGAGGGTGCACCATCGGAACCACCATGACCCTTCGGGACAGGGTCGTGCCCGGCATGGTGGGCGTGGACATCGGCTGCGGCATGGAAACGACGAAGCTGGCGGAAAGAAAGATCGACTGTCAGGCTCTCGACAGACTGGTACGCCAAAAGATACCGTCCGGCAGGGACGTCCGTAAAGAGCCTCATCTTCTGAACGCGGAAATCGACCTGTCCGAACTCCGCTGCGCGGCCCGGGTCAACCTGGAGCGGGCCCGCCGGAGCATCGGCACTCTGGGCGGCGGCAATCACTTCATCGAAGTGGACCGGGGAACGGACGGCGCGTTGTACCTCGTCGTCCACTCCGGCAGCCGGCATATTGGCACCGAGGTGGCGGGCTATTATCAGGACGAGGGTCTGGGCGCTTTGCACGGCGCCGCCGCGTTCCAGATCGACGAGACCATCGCCAGGCTGAAAGCGGAAGGCCGCGAGAGGGAAATTCAGAAAACCGTGAAGGAAATGAAAAAACGGCGCGAACGGCTGACCCCCTCCGCGCCCAAAGACCTGGCTTACGTGGAGGGTCGGCTGTTCGAGGATTACATCCACGACATGAAGATCATTCAACGGTTCGCCGGGCTCAACCGCAGGGCCATGACCGCCGAGATCCTCCGGGGAATGGGCTGGACCCCGGAGGAGACTTTCGCCACAGTACACAACTACATCGACACGGAAGCGATGATTTTGCGCAAAGGAGCCGTGTCGGCGAAGAAGGGCGAAAAACTGCTGATCCCCATCAACATGCGTTACGGCAGCCTGATCTGCGTCGGAAAGGGCAACTCCGACTGGAACGAGTCGGCCCCCCACGGCGCGGGACGCATGATGAGCCGCAAAAAAGCGTTCGCAACCCTGTCCATGGACGAGTACAAAGCGAGCATGGACGGCGTGTTTTCCACCTGCGTCGTCCGCGACACGCTGGACGAGTCGCCCATGGCGTACAAAGACGCCAGCGAAATCATCAGACAAATTGAAC